From the genome of Gemmatimonadota bacterium:
GAGGGGGCCCTCGGAGCTCGTCCAGACGCCTCGGTGGGACGCCTCAGGCTCGCTCCCCGGATTCGCCCGACCTGGAGCTCCCTGGGGATGACGGGGATGCGGATGGGGGACGTCTCCATCGCCCTCGAATGTCGGCGGGAGCCGAGGAAAATTACCTTCGTCCTCCGTCAGGAAGGGGGGCGGATCCCGATCCAGCTCGTTTTCGAGCCACATCTCCCGCTCGCGCGCGTGTCGGAGGTCAGGATCGCCGACGCGGTCGCCGAGGTCGGGCTCGTCCCGGAGGGCGCGGGTGTGCGGCTTAGCTGTCAGTTCCCTCTCGATCCAGAGCGGAGAGTGACGATTGTCGGATGATCTCGGGACGACCGAAGCTACCCGGAGCGCGCCGGAACCCCCTCACCGCCCAGGGCGGCGGTGGGGCCCCGTCCTCGTCGCCGTCATGGCCGCGTTACTGGCATGGCTCCTCTCTCCCGAGCTCTCGCGGCCAGTGGCGGAAGGGGGACATTTCGGGCTGACGTCGCTCCTCCCCGCGCTCACCACGCTCGTCCTCGTCTTCCTCACGAGGGACGTTGTGAGCTCCCTCTTTCTCGGAATCGTCGTCGCGGGAATCGTCGTCTCCGACCTCGACATCGTGGACCGCTTCCTCCTTCCCTCGCTCGCGACGAATTCCTTCGCCGTCATCCTCCTCGTCTACCTCTGGGCGCTCGGTGGACTCATCGGCTTGTGGACCCGGACGGGGGGGGCGCGCGAGTTCGCGCGTTGGGCTTCCTCCCGGATGGTCCATGGTCCGCGCTCGGCGAAATTCTTCGCCTGGCTCATGGGGGTGGTATTTCACCAGGGAGGGACGATTTCGACCGTCCTCGCGGGAACCACGGTCAAGGCGGTGACCGACGAACAGGGGGTTTCCCACGAGGAGCTGGCGTACATCGTGGACTCTACCGCTTCACCGGTTGCGACCGTCATCCCGCTGAACGCATGGCCCCTTTACGTGGCAGGGCTCGTGGTCGGGACGGTCCCCTACTTCGCGACGGAGCAGGACGCCCTCGCATTTTTTTTCCGCTCCGTCCCGCTGAACTTCTACGCGCTTTTCGCCGTGACCACGACGCTCCTCTTCGCGCTGGAGCTCCTTCCGTGGGAAGGGCGAAGGATGCGGGCCGCCCGGAAACGGGCCCGCACGACCGGTGCGCTCGACGGTCCCGGCTCCGCGCCGCTGGCCGCCGGAGAGCTCACGACCGTGAACGTCGCCAAGGGTTATGATGCCGGCGTCGCGGATTTCGCGGTCCCTATTCTGGTCCTCATCGGAGTTGCGATGACGGGGGTCATCGGACCGCTCCTCTCGGCGATTCGCGCGGGCGACATGGGGATCTTCCTCGCGGGAATCGCCGTGCCGATCGCGCAGGCTTTTGGCCTCGCGGTCCTCGCCGCGATCGGTCTCGCGCTCGCAAAGGGGATGTCGCTGGGGGACGCGATCGGCGGCTTCGTGGAGGGGTGCAAAGGAGTGACGATCGGCGCCCTGATCCTCGCCCTCGCCGTGACCCTCGGGACCGTCTCCCGGGAGCTCGGAACGGGGAACTACATCGTGGAGACGGTCGCGGGAAGGGTGAACGCGGCACTCCTCCCGGCCCTCTTCATGTTCGTGTGCATGGCGGTGTCCTTTTCCATCGGAACGTCATGGGGGACGTACGCGGTCGTCTTCCCGCTCGCGATGCCGCTCGCATACGCGGTGCACCCCGATCCCTTTTACCTGTCGGTGACCTTCGGAGCGGTGTTGGGAGGGGCGGTTTTCGGGGACCAATGTTCTCCGATCTCGGACACGACGATCCTGTCGAGCCTCGCCTGCGGATGCGACGTGATGGATCACGTCACCACCCAACTTCCCCTCGCACTCGCATGTGCGGCGGCCGGGGCCGGGCTGACGACTCTCTTCGCGGTGGTAGCGTTGGGGTAAGGCGGTTACTTCTTCGAGCGCTTTTTGGCCTTCCGGTACCTCTTGGCGGCTTCCTCGGCCGTTGCGGCGTCGAGGAACTTGTGCTCGACAAGTAGCTCCAGGAGGCGTTCCCCCCGGTCGGGGACCGGGGTCTTGCTGATCACGCGAGCGAAGGCGATACGGTCCTTTTCTTTGAT
Proteins encoded in this window:
- a CDS encoding Na+/H+ antiporter NhaC family protein — translated: MSDDLGTTEATRSAPEPPHRPGRRWGPVLVAVMAALLAWLLSPELSRPVAEGGHFGLTSLLPALTTLVLVFLTRDVVSSLFLGIVVAGIVVSDLDIVDRFLLPSLATNSFAVILLVYLWALGGLIGLWTRTGGAREFARWASSRMVHGPRSAKFFAWLMGVVFHQGGTISTVLAGTTVKAVTDEQGVSHEELAYIVDSTASPVATVIPLNAWPLYVAGLVVGTVPYFATEQDALAFFFRSVPLNFYALFAVTTTLLFALELLPWEGRRMRAARKRARTTGALDGPGSAPLAAGELTTVNVAKGYDAGVADFAVPILVLIGVAMTGVIGPLLSAIRAGDMGIFLAGIAVPIAQAFGLAVLAAIGLALAKGMSLGDAIGGFVEGCKGVTIGALILALAVTLGTVSRELGTGNYIVETVAGRVNAALLPALFMFVCMAVSFSIGTSWGTYAVVFPLAMPLAYAVHPDPFYLSVTFGAVLGGAVFGDQCSPISDTTILSSLACGCDVMDHVTTQLPLALACAAAGAGLTTLFAVVALG